The sequence GAAGTCGAGGACGTCGAGCTATCGGACCCAGAAAAGCGGGTGCTCGTCAGCGTTCACGCGACCGGTGGCGACATCGACTTCACGAACCTCCTCGACGGCGATCCGGCCTACGTCACCAACGTCCTCAACTCGGTGAAGAACAAGGACCTCATCGTCGAGAACGGCGACGGCATCTCGCTGACCGCGAAGGGACGAATCATCGTGAGCCAGCGCATCGAAGACGTCAACGTTTGATACGATTCCTATCACGCTGTAGAGAACGTTTCCAGAACGGCGACGAATTTCGACGAACGCAGTCTCGAGTGGCCGTCCACGATCGACCTTTCGACTGTCACCTTTTTGGTCAACATCATTAAGTCATCCCGGTGTATTCACCCGCCTATGGATGTGCTGATCACAGACGATTCTGGGTTTATGCGTGATCTCCTCCGGGAAATTCTCGAGGAAGAACACACCGTCGTCGGCGAGGCTGAAAACGGCGTGGAAGCGGTCGAACTGTACCAGGAGAAACAGCCCGACATCGTCTTCATGGATATCGTGATGCCGATCAAAGACGGTATCGAGGCGACCGGCGAGATCACCGACATGGATCCGGACGCGACGGTCGTGATGTGTACGAGCGTCGAGCAGGCCGAGCAGATGAAAGAGTCGATCAAAGCCGGCGCCGAGGGATACATCACGAAGCCGTTCCAGAAGGAGAGTGTCCTAGAAGAGATAAACAGCATCGCAGCCGACTGAGCCTTCCCATGGAAATCGATATCCGCGAGCTCGAGACCTACCAGACGCTCGCCCACGACGGTGCACAGTCGGCCGCCCAGTCACTCTCACAGCTTACCGGGATCAGTACGCACGTCCAGGTCACCGACGTGTCCCTGATGTCTCCATCGAGTCTGAGCTACGAGTTCATCGGCGACGAGTTCGCCGGCGTCAACATCGATCTGACCGGCGAGATCGCCGGCGAGGTCGTCCTCGCGTTCGACGAGCAGGGACGACGGGCGATCACCGAGACGCTCGTCCCGGCCGACGACCCCGAGAAGCAAAAGAGTTCGATCAAGGAGGTCGGCAACATCATGACCAGCGGCTTCGTCGACGGCTGGGCGAACTACCTCGAGGCCAAGATCAAGAGTTCGCCACCGACCTACATCGAAGGGACGGGAAGCGACATCCTCCCGACGTCCGCGAGCGAGGGCGACACCCACCTGTTCGTCTTCCGCAGTCGCGTCGAAGCCTCCAAGGACTCGAGCACCGATCCGATCGACTTCCGGATCCTCCTCGTCCCGGATTCGGCATCACTCGAGCGGTCGCTCCAGCCAAAGACGGAAAACATCGTCTCGCTGGAAAAGCTCGAGGTATTCAACGAGATGACCAAGGAAGGTGCCGAGAAGTCGGCCCAGAACATCTCCTCGATGACAGGGATCGAAACCACGGTCAACGTGAGTCGGCTGAGCCTGGTGCCGATCGAGGACATCCCCAACCGGGTCGGGAGCAAGCGGTTCGTCGGCACCGTCATGGAGTTCCGAGGGAAACTCGGCGGCTTCCTCGTGATCCTGTTCGACCAGCCCTCGGGACGTGCCGTCGTGGACTCGCTCGTGCCGATGGAGACCGACGGCGACTGGGGCGAGATGGAACAGGGTGCCCTGCGAGAACTCGGCAACATCATGACCAGCGGCTTCGTCGACGGCTGGGCGAACGTTCTCAACGCCGAGATCAAACACTCGCCCCCGGAGTTCGTCGCTGACACTGGTGCCTCGGTCCTGCGACCGATCACGGCCCAGATCGCCGAGACCGACGACCACGCGTTCATGCTGGACTCGAACATCCAGACCGACTCCGACCAGGTGTTCACCTGCCAGATGCTCGCGCTCCCACGCCGGGACGAACTCGAGGACGCCCTCGACGACCTGCTGCTCGAGAACGCAGAGAACACGGAAGTCAACCCAGAAGACCTCTTCTGAGCATTTTCGACCACTCACTGACTCTCCTCCTCTCCCGACCGGCAGTGTCCTGCACTCCTCGACCAGTATTCGACCCGAACGACCGTCGGGTTCAAAAGGGAAGGCGCGGCCAGTGGCGGCATGATCGCCATCGCCGGCTCCAAAGGGAGGTGTGGAACCCCCACGGTGACCCTCGGCATCGCCGAGGCACTCGGCCGCACAGACACGCCCGTCGTGGCCATCGACGCCGACAGACAGCTGCCGAACCTCCACGTCCTGACCGACTGCGACCGCTCGCCGACGGCCGCCGACCGCGTGGACGGTGCGGACGTGACGACTGTCGCCCAGCGCCATCCCCGCGACGCTCACGTCGGGGTCGTCCCCGCGCCGCGCCCCGGGGAAGCGTTCGACTTCGGCGCGCTCCCAGCGGCCACACCCGATGGCATCCAGGTGCTGGTCGACTGCCCGTCCGGTGCCGGACCAGACGTCGTCGACCCGCTCGAGTCCGCACGCGGGATGATCGCCGTCACGACGCCCACGGAACGCGGCCTCGAGGCCGCCGAGACGACCCTCGAGATGGCCCGACGGCTACGGGTTCCCGTCTACGGCGTCGTCTGTAACCGGTGTACGGATCCGCCCGGGAGAGTCACACGATGGGACGGCGTGGCGGTTCTCGGCTGCGTGCCCGAACGGACCTCGACGCTCGAAAGCGAGGACGTCGCGGCGGCGTTCGACGACGCCTCGAGCGGGAGTTCGGACGGGTCGTGATCGACTGCCCCGTCGGACTGGCTCGCGACGTCGGGGTGGTGCTCGCGTGTAGCGACCTCGCAGTCCTCGTAACGGTTCCCGAACGTCCGGCGCTGGTCGACGGACTCCGGACCGGACGGCTCGCCACGGAACTCGGAAGCCCGGTCGCGGCCATCGCACTCAACCTGGTCACCCGGGATTGCGACGACCGGTTCGCCGAGTGGCTCACAGCGCACGTGGGAAGCGACGTGACGACGATCGAGCGCGACGACGCCGTCGCGCAGTCCCGGTGGCTGCCAGTTGCCGAGGTCGACTCGAGCGTTCGCGCTGTCGAGGCCTACCGATCGATCGCCGAACGCCTTCGACGGACCCACGATCGGTTCGCGAATCGACGCGGTGTGATACAGACCGATAGCGCATACCTCCGTCTTCAGGCGCGGGAGGAGGTCAGGGGTCCATCCTGCAGTAGTCGGTGAAACGAGTTACTCACCGCTCGCACTCGAGCGGGAGTGCACTGACGTTCGACGACTGCGATACCCACGTCGAGGTGACTCCAGCCCCCGCGTCTCGAGGCGTCTGAATACCCGGAACACCTTTTGCCCTCACGGGAATCCACTCGAGTATGATCGACGAGACGGTCGAGGAGATATCGGAGATGCAGACCCACAGCTCCTCGGTGGTCGCGGTCACCGCCACCCGTGCCCTAGAGGAGTTACTCGAGCGGGAGTTCGCGACGCTCGAGGAGTATTTGCGGTCGCTCGAACGGAACGGGTCCGTGCTTCGGCGAGCGAATCCCTCGCACGCCGCACTCCAGAACGCCGTCAGGGAGGTTGTCTCCGAGGTAACGGAGGCCGACCCCGCCGACGTCGCCGAAGCGAAAGCACTCACGCAAGAGCGGATCGACGCGGTCGTCTCCCGCGTCGAGTCCGGCAAGACGCTCGCCGCGGAGAACGCTGCGGCGATGCTGGCAGATGGCGAGACGTTGCTGACCCACGACTACTCTTCGACCGTCCTCGAGGCGATCGAGCAGGCGACGGCGGAGGGAAAACGCTTCGAGGTGTACGTCACCGAGGCCCGGCCCCGATTCATCGGCCGGAAGACCGCCCGCGCGCTGGCCGACGTCGAGGGCGTCGAGGCGACGCTCATCACCGACAGCGCCAACGGCGTCTATCTCGAGGAGTGCGACCGGGTCGTCGTCGGCATGGACTGCATCGTCGACGACACGCTTTACAATCGGGTCGGGACCTTCCCCATCGCATCGACGGCGGCCCAGCTCGACGTCCCGGTGACCGTCGTCGGGTCGGCCGCCAAGATCGTCAGCGAAGGGTTCGTCTTCGAACCCGACTACCGCTCCGGAAGCGAGGTAATGCTCGAGCCAAGCGAGGGCTTCGACGTCGAAAACCCGGCGTACGACGCGACGCCGGTCTCCTTGCTCGAGAGCGTCGTGACCGACGAGGGACGGGTCGAGTTCTGAGCATCTGTCCTGAATCTCGAGGAGACATTCACCGTCTGGATACTTTTGGGCCGTAATTGAAGGAAAAACTGTCATATTGCTCGCCTGTACAGATTATTCGTTCATAACGCTTATTTCGACTCCCGACTGGGTACCTCCATGGAACCAGGTTCTCACACGCAACTGACCACGGACTCGTGTCTCTCCTGTCGATCAGGGCGTTCGCTTCCGGCTCTCGAGGGTGGTTCTCGGTGATCGGTTCGGACGCCGCGTCCGCTCGTGGCTACGACGTCGGCATCGGAATCATCGGACTCGGGGGGATGGGAAGCCTTCACGCGAGCACGCTCGAGCAACTCGGGGCCGACGTGGTCGCGGGGGCGGACCTCGTCGAGCGTCAACGAACGCGATTCGCCGCCGAGTACGACGCTCGAACCTACGAGACCCACGATGGATTACTCACGGACGACGCCGTCGACGCCGTCGTCGTCACGACGCCCAACCGGTTCCACGAACCCATCGCCGTGGCCGCCCTCGAGACGGGCCGTGACGTTCTCGTCGAGAAACCGCTCGCTCACTCTCTCGAGAGCGCAGAGCGGATCGCCGCGGCCGCGGCCGACTCTGCGGGCACACTGATGGTCGGCTTTCACAACCGCTATGCGGCCTCCATGCTGCTGTTCCAGCAGTACCGCAAACGTGGACGGTTCGGGGACCTGACACACGTCGAGGCCAACTACGTTCGCCGACGTGGCGTTCCGGGGCCGGGCTCGTGGTTCACCGACCCGGACCTCGCTGGCGGCGGCGCGCTGCTCGACATCGGCGTCCACGCATTGGATCTGGCCCTCTACGCGCTCGACTTTCCGGAGGTCACCGAGGTGACGGGCGTCACCCGGACGACGTTCGGTTCGAAACCCGATTACGCCGACCCGGACGGGTTCGGAACCGACTGGGATGGCCAGAACGAAACCTACGAGGTCGACGACTCGGTCAGCGCCTTCCTCCGGACGGCCGACGGACAGACGATCACCCTCGAGGCCGCCTGGGCGACTAATCGCGAAGAGAGCATGGACGTTCGCATCCGGGGGACCGACGCCGGCGCGCAGTTCGACGTCGGTGACACGAACCTGACGATCCTCGAGGCCGGAACCGTCGGCACCGACCACTACGCCGATGCCGAACTCACGGGCGATCCGACGGCGACCGGCTACGAAGACCAGGACCGGGCGTTCCTCGAGGCCATCCGAACGGGGAGCGAGCCGGAGACCAACACGCTCGAGGAGGCGCTGCTCGTCCAGCGGGTCATCGACGCCATCTACCGCTCGAGCGAACTCGGCCGGGCCGTCGAGGTCCCGCCCGCTCGTGACGCCGCTACAGCGGAGCCCGCTTCGGCCGCAGGTTCGACGACCGAGACCGACGCCCACTCCAGTTCGGCTGCGGAAACGGACGGCGACGGCGAAGCAGACGTAGACGAGTGTCCGGCGGTCGACTGACAGTAGTCATCGGTTCGGCGTCTCGGCACGACCGAAATCGGGACGGGACGTTCGATTCGGAATCGTAGCGACGCGACTCGAGCGACGCGCAGTTCAGGACGACTGGACACGCGACCCGGGGGTGGCGTGTTTACGGTGGGAGCCGTTTTGCAGGAGACAGCCGCTGCTTCCGTGGTGAGTAGTGGTCAAAACCGAGAGACGGCACCCGCACGGCAGGCGACCAGCGAGCCCGTTAGATGACTTCTTCGAAGTCGTTGTGGCCGTGGATCTCGACGCCCTCGTCGGTGATCTCACAGAGGAAGACGCCGTTGCCGGAGCCGGTGTCGCGCTCGGCGGCGGACTTGATGCCGCGGGCGGCGATGGTCATCGCCTCGTCGTTCGAGAGGTCGTCCTCGTAGGCCTGCTCCAGGTGACCGTAGGCCAGTTGCATCCCGCTGCCGGTGACGGTGTAGTCGTCTTCCATGACGCCGCCGGCGGGGTCGATACTGTAGACGTGGCTTCCCTCGTCGTCGACGCCACCGAGGATGGGGTGGATCGCGAAGAACGGGCCGCCGCGAGCGAAGTTACCCGCGAGTGTCGCGAGCGCGTTGATGCTCATGTGTTCGCCGCGACGGGATTCGAAGAGGTTGACCTCCGCGCGCAGGCTCGAGATGAACGACTGGGCACCGCCGACGCTGCCGACCATCGTGAGTGCGCCGGTGGGGTGGATCTGCTCGACCTTCTGGACGTTCTTGTTCGAGACGAACCGGCCGCCGAGGCTGGCGCGCATGTCCGTCGCGATGACGACGCCGTCGTCGGTCGTGATGCCGATCGTCGTCGTCCCCGTCTTGTTGACGGTGTCGAGGTCCGTCCGCGAGACGTCGTTCCGGGGGAGCGACCCGAGTTCCGGTTCGTACGGACTCGGCTCGTCGGCCAGCTGGTCGACCGTCCGGGAGAACTCCGAGTTGTGATGCGGTGTGCGCATTGACAGACCGTTACGACCGGAATGGTATAAAAGGCCGGCGTTCACACCGGGCGTTTCCGGTTCCGGGACGGGAACGGGTCCGCTCGAGCCACCACCGGGATGGCGGAGCCGGCGCTCGAACGGGAACGATACAGTCGAACGAATCGAAAACGGGCGTCGGTGTCAGGTCATCAGGGCTGGCTGGCTTCGTAGGCCTCCTCCAGGTTGGCGAGGACGCGGTGGATCGGCAGGGTGATCCCGGCCTGGCGGGCGGTGATGGCGAGTGGCATCGCGACGATGCCGGCCACGATGGCGAACTGGTACAGTGCGAACACAGTCGCGCGGTGCACGCGGGATATCATCAGCGTTCAGGCGAGGCTCAGACGCAGGTCGTACATAAGCTTTCTTGCTCGAACCATCACGTCGTCTCCCTGACGGCAGAAGCAGGTCGACGCAGTCTTGCGATTCAACTCAAGTTGCAGTCACCGCAACTGGTGGTTCACTCGAGGCGAAATCGGCATATGCAGGCAGCAATCGACGTGGACAATTCTCGTAACTTATGCGGATAATGCGGTTGTCGTCCGCGTCTGTGGCGTGACTTTCCCGTGATACTAGTTGTCGTGTCCTGTGCCCACACGATTGCACACCAGGAACTGTCCACCTCGACGGTCTGTCGCGTTCGTCGGTCTGCTGACCAGTCTGGAGCCGACGACGAACCGCAAAGCAGGAAACCCCCCGTACCGACGATCACGTATGGGAAATTATCTCGTCGCGATGGAAGCCGCGTGGCTCGTTCGTGACGTCGATGCGATCGACGACGCCATCGGCGTCGCCGTCAGCGAAGCCGGCAAGCGACTCAACAACAAGGACATGGACTACGTCGAGGTCGAAGTCGGTGCGACGGGCTGTCCCGCTTGCGGGGAGCCGTTCGACTCCGCGTTCATCGCCGCCGACACCGCTCTCGTTGGACTGGGTCTCGAGATGGACGTCTACAACGCCGACAGCGAGGAACACGCCTCCCGGATCGCCAAGAGCGAGGTCGGCGGGGCACTGCGGGACGTGCCGCTCTCGGTCGTCGAGATCATCGAACGCCCCGAGGACGAGTAGGCATCGCCGACGGTGATCGCCGGTCGACCGACGTTCCGGCAGATTCGGTGGCACCCACCATACTTTTGATAACCCGCGGTTATGGTCCAGTATGGAACTCCCGACGCCCGCGGACCTGCGTCAGCGCCGGACCGACCTCGGGTTGACCCAGAGCGAACTCGCAGAGAAAGCCGACGTCTCCCAGCCGCTGATCGCCCGCATCGAAGGCGGCGACGTCGACCCGCGCCTATCGACGCTCCGTCGGATCGTCAACGCCCTCGAGAAGGCAGAGAGCGACGTCGTCCGTGCGGAGGACCTCATGAACGAAGCCGTCGTGAGCGTCTCGCCGGACGAACCGGTCAGCGCCGCCGCTCGAGAGATGGAAGAGGAAGCCTACTCCCAGCTGGCGGTCATTCAGGACGGCATCCCGGTCGGCTCGATCAGTCAGGGCGACCTCGTTCACCTCGACGCCGAGGCGCGAGACGAACCCGTCGAGGAACACATGAGCGAGAGTTTCCCGACGGTCTCGAAGGACGCCACGCTCGACGAGATCGGCAA is a genomic window of Natrarchaeobaculum aegyptiacum containing:
- the cheY gene encoding chemotaxis protein CheY, with protein sequence MDVLITDDSGFMRDLLREILEEEHTVVGEAENGVEAVELYQEKQPDIVFMDIVMPIKDGIEATGEITDMDPDATVVMCTSVEQAEQMKESIKAGAEGYITKPFQKESVLEEINSIAAD
- a CDS encoding chemotaxis protein CheC; this encodes MEIDIRELETYQTLAHDGAQSAAQSLSQLTGISTHVQVTDVSLMSPSSLSYEFIGDEFAGVNIDLTGEIAGEVVLAFDEQGRRAITETLVPADDPEKQKSSIKEVGNIMTSGFVDGWANYLEAKIKSSPPTYIEGTGSDILPTSASEGDTHLFVFRSRVEASKDSSTDPIDFRILLVPDSASLERSLQPKTENIVSLEKLEVFNEMTKEGAEKSAQNISSMTGIETTVNVSRLSLVPIEDIPNRVGSKRFVGTVMEFRGKLGGFLVILFDQPSGRAVVDSLVPMETDGDWGEMEQGALRELGNIMTSGFVDGWANVLNAEIKHSPPEFVADTGASVLRPITAQIAETDDHAFMLDSNIQTDSDQVFTCQMLALPRRDELEDALDDLLLENAENTEVNPEDLF
- a CDS encoding MinD/ParA family ATP-binding protein; translated protein: MIAIAGSKGRCGTPTVTLGIAEALGRTDTPVVAIDADRQLPNLHVLTDCDRSPTAADRVDGADVTTVAQRHPRDAHVGVVPAPRPGEAFDFGALPAATPDGIQVLVDCPSGAGPDVVDPLESARGMIAVTTPTERGLEAAETTLEMARRLRVPVYGVVCNRCTDPPGRVTRWDGVAVLGCVPERTSTLESEDVAAAFDDASSGSSDGS
- a CDS encoding MinD/ParA family ATP-binding protein, which gives rise to MIDCPVGLARDVGVVLACSDLAVLVTVPERPALVDGLRTGRLATELGSPVAAIALNLVTRDCDDRFAEWLTAHVGSDVTTIERDDAVAQSRWLPVAEVDSSVRAVEAYRSIAERLRRTHDRFANRRGVIQTDSAYLRLQAREEVRGPSCSSR
- a CDS encoding translation initiation factor eIF-2B, which produces MIDETVEEISEMQTHSSSVVAVTATRALEELLEREFATLEEYLRSLERNGSVLRRANPSHAALQNAVREVVSEVTEADPADVAEAKALTQERIDAVVSRVESGKTLAAENAAAMLADGETLLTHDYSSTVLEAIEQATAEGKRFEVYVTEARPRFIGRKTARALADVEGVEATLITDSANGVYLEECDRVVVGMDCIVDDTLYNRVGTFPIASTAAQLDVPVTVVGSAAKIVSEGFVFEPDYRSGSEVMLEPSEGFDVENPAYDATPVSLLESVVTDEGRVEF
- a CDS encoding Gfo/Idh/MocA family protein, with amino-acid sequence MGSLHASTLEQLGADVVAGADLVERQRTRFAAEYDARTYETHDGLLTDDAVDAVVVTTPNRFHEPIAVAALETGRDVLVEKPLAHSLESAERIAAAAADSAGTLMVGFHNRYAASMLLFQQYRKRGRFGDLTHVEANYVRRRGVPGPGSWFTDPDLAGGGALLDIGVHALDLALYALDFPEVTEVTGVTRTTFGSKPDYADPDGFGTDWDGQNETYEVDDSVSAFLRTADGQTITLEAAWATNREESMDVRIRGTDAGAQFDVGDTNLTILEAGTVGTDHYADAELTGDPTATGYEDQDRAFLEAIRTGSEPETNTLEEALLVQRVIDAIYRSSELGRAVEVPPARDAATAEPASAAGSTTETDAHSSSAAETDGDGEADVDECPAVD
- the psmB gene encoding archaeal proteasome endopeptidase complex subunit beta, with amino-acid sequence MRTPHHNSEFSRTVDQLADEPSPYEPELGSLPRNDVSRTDLDTVNKTGTTTIGITTDDGVVIATDMRASLGGRFVSNKNVQKVEQIHPTGALTMVGSVGGAQSFISSLRAEVNLFESRRGEHMSINALATLAGNFARGGPFFAIHPILGGVDDEGSHVYSIDPAGGVMEDDYTVTGSGMQLAYGHLEQAYEDDLSNDEAMTIAARGIKSAAERDTGSGNGVFLCEITDEGVEIHGHNDFEEVI
- a CDS encoding DUF555 domain-containing protein; amino-acid sequence: MGNYLVAMEAAWLVRDVDAIDDAIGVAVSEAGKRLNNKDMDYVEVEVGATGCPACGEPFDSAFIAADTALVGLGLEMDVYNADSEEHASRIAKSEVGGALRDVPLSVVEIIERPEDE
- a CDS encoding CBS domain-containing protein, producing MELPTPADLRQRRTDLGLTQSELAEKADVSQPLIARIEGGDVDPRLSTLRRIVNALEKAESDVVRAEDLMNEAVVSVSPDEPVSAAAREMEEEAYSQLAVIQDGIPVGSISQGDLVHLDAEARDEPVEEHMSESFPTVSKDATLDEIGNLLEHYKAVMITEAGETVGIITEADVAARLS